TGAAGTAATCAGAACTGCCTGCGGTGACGGCAATATCTTTAATTGATTGAGAAAAATTTCTTCGGTAACCCCATAGCGGTTATACCGGTGAGGTATCTCTTTTAAAATGATCGGCTTTTTGATTGATTCTTTGTAAAAGGAGCCCCGGCCAAATTCATCTTTCTTGGGAAAGTCTTTTTTCTGTAGTTTAAGAACCTCCGGATTATAACGGTCTAGACAATCTATATAACTAATTTGATAACCTTTTTCTCTTAAGATACTGGCAATATATAATAATCCCAAAGGTTTAGACCAGAAATCATAGGCGGTGAAATCATAAATCCAGGGATTAATTAATAACAAATGATTATTTTTTCTCATTGAGAGTTAGAACTTACAACAAAAAAATTCCTTTCTGCTAAAAAAATATCATTAATAGACACTCTTACCTTCCACTCTCCGGACAACTGAGAGGCATAATTACCCTTAATCTTTATCCAGTACCAGGTGCGATAATTAGTATAACTACCGGCTTCCATTTCCATTTTCCCCTGATGATACAATTCTCCTTGAGGATTTATCCATTCCCATTTAATCAGAAAATTCTCTGTAGAATCATAAGAAAACCTAAGCCAGGTAACTACTTTTTCATCCTGAGGAAAGAAAAAATTAGCCCCTCGTACAGGATTTTTATCCAGAATATCTTTACAAAGGGTAATCTTTTGTAGATATTCCGAGTCTTTGATTTCCTCCTGCGCCATATTCGCCCCCGAGAAAATCATGAAAAATATCAGCGCCAACAACCATATTTTCATCCTGAAAATATTTCTTTTCTTTATCATCACCATTTATTTACCTCCTTTTTTGTATTAGGTATTAGGTATATCGTATTACCTAAAGCTTAACTCAATCTCCGCAAAAAGAAGAAAATTCCCAACTCTCAAACTGAGACTTATTACTCTTTATTATTCTCTTCGCGATATACGATATACTAAATAATATATACCTCCATGTTTACTATTCTCCATACCACCCTTAAATTCCTGCAAATTATTCAAAAAAAATATTAATTTTTTTAAAAAAAAGAAAAAAGGTAAGGCTTATCTATGCAAAAACCATTACCTTTTTTCTAAATTTTCTATATTTTATCCGCAGGTCGAACAAGAACCAGATGAACACGAGCTACAAGAATTTGAGCTTGAATTTATAGAGGATGAAGTCTTTCCGGTACAGAATCCACAACCGTTAAAAATCCTTCTAATATTTTTGCTATTACATTTTATACAGGTTATCTTACCTTCTTCCATCTCTTTAATAGTAGCTCTAACCTCAAAGGTTTCTTGACAATCCTGACATTTAAAATCATAGTTTGGCATCTCGTTTTTTCCTTCCTTTTCATACTATTTTTGTCAACTTTTTTCCTATACTTATTTATACTCCAAACTACGTTTTCTGTCAAGAAAAAAGAGGACAGACTACTTTTTTGAGTTATAAGACATAGGGGGTACACTGTGTCATAAGCCTCTAAAAAAGTAGTCCCCTTTTCTGTCTCTATGGCATTTTTTATCTTATAAATGCTCCTTTTATCATCTCTAATATCCAGGTCTGAGCTTGATTATATTTATCTAAAGTAACGGTGATAATTATCATAAAAGGTGTACCGGAATAGGTAACTACCACGGTAGCATAATTTACAGTATCCTGAGGGTTTATCTTAGAATAAAGTTCAACTAAGGCTTATATGTTTCCCGTTTGAAGCTGACTTTGACCGTGTAACTGATGATCGGGTTTAATTCGGGCAACCATGCCCTGGACATATTGTTCTCCCATGGTATACATTGCCATAATTCCGGTTCCATCAGGCGTGTTTAAGACTACCCCTATCTCAGTGGTTTGAGCTGTAATAGTACCGATAGGAATGGGAATGCTAAAGCGACCTTGGGGGTCTGTATATATATTCATTTCCGCAGTTACCGGAGGGACAATTGGAACTGTTGGGACTGCTGGTGTTACTGGTGTCGGAGTAATGGGTGTTACCGGAGTAGGTATTGGTACCGTCGGTGTTACTGGTGTGAGAGTAGGGCATACTGGTGAAGTTGGAATCGGTGTCGGTGAAGCAGGAGTAAGTATCGATAGCCTTCAGGGCGATCTTCGTGTTATTATTAGCAATAAAGGTGTAAGTATATAGTCTTTGTATGGCTGGTAGTTTTCCCACATTTATTGCTTCTTCACTTATTTTTTTATAATCCGGCATATTTTGAGGAATCATCATCCATTCTTCTTCTATGGCATATTGAGATAAAGATAAATCTGTATCCTTCACATATACAAAAAAAGAAGCTAATAAATATTCCCCTTCCCAAAAATCAAGCTCTGCTTTAAGAGTTTCCTTTACTTCCTCATATTCCTTCCAATTATCGGGAAAATTAAAACTAAAATTGCAGGTAGGATCGGTACAAGAAAAAGTATTTATTGCCTTAGAAGAGGCTTCAAGAAGAGGAGGGATAACAATATTGGGATTGATAGGAGTAATGGTAGGGACAGGATTATTCTCAGTTAAAGAAGGCAATCCTTGAGCTAAACTAATTATTCCAAATACTAAAATTAACATAACGATAATAAAATAGGGGGAATTTTTGGATTTATTAAATTTAATGGGAAAAATAAATTTCCCAAAATAAAAAAAGCTGGCAGTCTGGCGGTCATAGTATAAAATACCTTAGACCCATAACTTTGCGCCTTACCCTTTCAGATAATTTGCCTTTTTCACCTTTGTAAAATAATTAGTTTATTTACATCTATTCTTTCTGTTTGTATTATTCCCCATATTCACCAAATTTAGCCATAATTTTTTGTAACTCCCCGTAACTTCTTGAAAGACATGGAGTATTTAAATATAAACAAGATTGAATTTATCTCTTCTATAGTAAAAGTAACATTAATATAAACTTTGGTGAAGTAGCCAGATAAAAAAAAGAATATATTTTTTTATCTTTAATTCCAGATCCCTTGGCAACATTTAAAAAAACAGTTACCAGATGTGGACAGCAATATCCAGTTTGAGATACCAATAATATTAGATAAGGTGTTAGTAGATATTGGTAGTTAGAGTGGATACAATGTCCTGGACAACGCACAACAGTAGTTTGACAAACAGGGAAAAAGAGTATAAAATTCGAAAGTAAAATAAGCAAAAAAGGACTATTGTACTTTAATCGTTAAATCCCTTAAATAAGGGAACGGGGGAACCAAGATTTTGGGGTGAATCTCATTATTTATTAATTAAGTAATGAGTAGGGCAATCCTTTCAGCTCGAATCCGTCAGCTAACCTCGTCAGCACGAAAGGAGATATAATAATCATATCACTTGTTAATGTAATAAAAGAAAAAAAACTTTCACCACCCCAGGTGTTATTGTTAGGCTTTCTAATAGTAATTATTATAGGCGCTTTACTTCTTAACCTTCCTTCTGCTTCAAGTAAGGGAAAGAGCATTGGTTTTATTGATTCTCTTTTCACAGCCACTTCTGCTACCTGTGTTACCGGATTAATCGTGCTGGATACCCCAAAGGATTTTTCTACTTTTGGGCAACTAATTATTCTCATACTTCTTCAGTGTGGGGGATTAGGGATAATGACAATGTCTACCATGTTCGCTTTTTTGGTAGGGAAAAGAATCTCTTTAAGGCACAGACTGTTAATACAAGAATCCCTAAATCAATTTTCTATCGGTGGTTTAGTACGGTTAGCCAAATATATTTTAATATTTACTGTAGTTATCGAAGCGACAGGTGCAATTATCCTCTTCTTTCGTTGGCAAAGATATTATCCCCCCTTGCAGGCATTATATCTGGGTATCTTTCATTCTATCTCTGCTTTTTGTAATGCTGGTTTTTCTCTCTTCTCAGACAGTATAATGCGTTATGAAGGAG
This portion of the Candidatus Atribacteria bacterium genome encodes:
- a CDS encoding zinc ribbon domain-containing protein; its protein translation is MPNYDFKCQDCQETFEVRATIKEMEEGKITCIKCNSKNIRRIFNGCGFCTGKTSSSINSSSNSCSSCSSGSCSTCG